A DNA window from Aspergillus nidulans FGSC A4 chromosome I contains the following coding sequences:
- a CDS encoding uncharacterized protein (transcript_id=CADANIAT00007748), with the protein MSQTATTLQELAHHDHSDHDHDDQANSPQAVAKPLSRAQAITAVIALSGVSFLNTTGSGILTVSLPAISTSLSLPANLLLWPAAVYALAAGCTLLTFGSLADVVGDKRVWLTGSILFAAFTLACGLAQTGTQLIVFRTLLGIAVAMCLPCSVSLMTRTFPSGRARNLGFATMGVGQPLGYSVGLILGGIFADSIGWRYGYYISAIISVLLCVLAFWSLPDEVPKGEPWMRGLKGIDWIGAVIIGVSLALLSFVLASVLSWTWLYPQITESYHNLGETYIITLFVVSVVLLPTFVLWVGWQERNGRPALIPNGLWKNTLFSATCIIVFFAWAVLNALQYFTSLYFQEIQHHSAFKSSLMFLPMVVAGAATNIFTGYTVDKIPVGVLVFASAVISTVSPLIMALVNPSWGYWRGPFVAMLLSPIQSDVLFTVSNLIISRAYPGHNQALAGAVFNSVSQVGNSVGLAVSAAIAASVTEHSQQDTLKGFQAAYWLMFTAMVVVCFVSYFGLRGGGYVGKKSE; encoded by the exons ATGTCCCAAACGGCGACAACCCTACAAGAGCTCGCCCACCATGACCACAGTGACCATGACCACGACGACCAAGCCAACTCCCCACAAGCCGTCGCCAAACCACTCAGCCGCGCTCAAGCTATAACCGCTGTTATCGCCCTCTCAGGAGTCAGCTTCCTAAACACCACAGGGTCGGGCATCCTGACTGTCTCCCTCCCAGCCATATCAAcctccctctctcttccagccaacctcctcctctggCCCGCTGCCGTCTATGCGCTCGCTGCCGGCTGCACGCTCCTGACATTCGGGTCGCTCGCCGATGTGGTAGGCGACAAACGGGTTTGGTTGACGGGGAGTATCCTCTTCGCAGCCTTTACCCTGGCATGCGGTCTCGCCCAGACCGGGACGCAGTTGATAGTCTTCCGGACGCTCCTGGGCATTGCCGTGGCAATGTGTCTCCCCTGCTCCGTCAGTCTAATGACGAGAACATTCCCGTcggggagggcgaggaatTTGGGCTTTGCGACCATGGGGGTTGGACAGCCACTGGGGTACTCAGTCGGTCTGATCCTGGGTGGGATCTTTGCCGATTCAATTGGATGGCGATACGGGTACTATATCAGTGCCATCATCAGTGTTCTGCTCTGTGTTCTAGCGTTTTGGAGTCTTCCGGATGAAGTGCCCAAGGGCGAGCCCTGGATGAGAGGTTTAAAGGGAATCGACTGGATAGGCGCGGTAATTATCGGTGTCTCCTTAGCACTGCTATCGTTTGTTCTGGCGTCAGTACTTTCCTGGACCTGGTTATACCC TCAGATCACTGAGAGCTACCACAACTTAGGGGAGACCTACATAATAACCCTCTTTGTGGTCTCGGTCGTCCTTCTCCCGACTTTTGTGCTCTGGGTAGGCTGGCAAGAGAGGAACGGTCGGCCGGCTCTCATCCCAAACGGCCTCTGGAAGAATACCCTGTTCAGCGCGACGTGCATCAtagtcttcttcgcctgggcTGTGTTGAACGCTCTGCAATATTTCACTTCTTTATA TTTCCAAGAGATCCAGCACCACTCTGCTTTCAAATCGTCTCTCATGTTCCTACCAATGGTAGTAGCAGGCGCGGCCACAAACATCTTCACCGGCTACACGGTCGACAAGATCCCAGTTGGTGTACTGGTGTTCGCATCGGCAGTCATCAGCACAGTGTCTCCTCTAATCATGGCCCTGGTCAACCCATCCTGGGGATACTGGCGGGGTCCTTTCGTGGCAATGCTTCTAAGTCCTATTCAATCTGATG TTCTCTTCACAGTCTCTAACCTAATCATATCCCGAGCCTATCCAGGGCACAACCAGGCTCTTGCAGGTGCTGTCTTCAACTCAGTCTCTCAGGTTGGGAACTCTGTGGGACTCGCTGTCAGTGCCGCCATCGCTGCCTCCGTTACGGAACATTCTCAGCAGGATACCTTGAAGGGCTTCCAAGCAGCTTACTGGCTGATGTTCACGGCTATGGTCGTGGTCTGCTTTGTGAGTTATTTCGGCCTTCGCGGTGGAGGATACGTAGGGAAGAAAAGCGAGTAG